The Sphingomonas sanguinis nucleotide sequence CGGCCAACGTCAGATTGCGCGACTGGTGGCTACCGGGCAGGTTCGGCCGGGCCAGGGTGATCGACCCCTGGCGATCTTGATAGGACACGCCGGTCCGGGTGGAGGCGCTCGACCATGCCTGTCCCCGCGCAAAGACCGGCGCGCCCGCGGCTGATGCAACTTTCGCGATCGCGTCGCGCAAGGGCCGGGCATAGTCCATGGTAACGAGTGGGGTGCCTCGCTTGGCGATTCCCGCCTTCTCGCGCGCGATGCCGGTCAGCTGGCGCCCAAGAAACGCCTCATGGTCGATACCCAGCGCGGCGATACCGCAGACGGCGGGCGGGGGCAGGATGTTTGTCGCATCGAGCCGTCCGCCCAGCCCCACCTCGATGATCGCAGCCGAAGCCGGGTTGCGCGCGAAGGACAGGAACGCCGCCGCCGTCGTCACCTCGAAAAAGCTCGCGCCGATCCCCTCGGCATGGCCCAGCACCTCGTCGAGCACCGCTGCCAGCGCATCGTCCTCGATCAACCGACCGTTCAGCCGGATGCGCTCGTTGAAGCGGACAAGGTGTGGGCTGGAATAGACATGGACGCTCTGCCCCGACGCCTCGATCGCGGCGCGAAGAAAGGCGCAGGTCGAGCCTTTGCCGTTCGTCCCCGCGACGTGGAAGACCGGCGGCAGATGATGCTGCGGATCGCCCAGCCGTGCGAGCAGGGTCGTGATCCGCTCCAGCCCCAATATATCCGCGCCGGGTGACAGGCCCCACAGCCGATCGAGCTGCGCCTGGACGGCCGGATGGTCGGAACGGGCATGATCGGGCATCGGCCGGTCTCTTGGAAAGCGGATATGAGAAGAGGCGGACCTCTCGGCCCGCCCCTCTAATGCGATTGGTCGGAAAAGGCGACGCCTCAGGCGGCCTGACGCGATCCGGTCAGATAGCCGATCACGGTCGCCAGGCGCTCGCGCAGATCGCGGCGATGGACGACCATGTCGAGCATCCCATGGTCCAGATAATATTCCGACGTCTGGAAATCGTCGGGCAGCTTTTCGCGGATCGTGCTCTCGATCACGCGGCGACCGGTAAAGGCGAGCGTCGCCTTCGGCTCGGCGATCTGCACGTCGCCCAGCATCGCATAGGCCGCCATCACGCCGCCCGAAGTCGGGTCGGTCAGCACGACGATATAGGGGAGGCCCGCATCGTGCAGCATCTGGATCGCGACCGTCGTACGCGGCATCTGCATCAGGCTGAGAATACCTTCCTGCATACGCGCACCACCCGAGGCGGTGAAGATGACATAGGGGCAGTTGTCCGCGATGGCCGCCTCGACGCCGCGCACGAACGCCTCGCCGACCGCCAGACCCATCGATCCGCCCATGAAGGCGAAATCCTGCACGCCGACCACGACCTTGTGGCCCAGAATGGTGCCGCGTGCATTGACCAGCGCGTCGGTTTCGGCGGCGCTGGTCCGCGCGGCCTTCAGGCGATCGGCGTAGCGCTTGGAGTCACGGAACTTCAGCGGGTCCTCGGGCACCTTGGGCGCGGGCAGCTCATTGCAGCTGCCTTCGTCGAGCAGGTGCCGAAAACGCGCCTTGGGCCCGATGCGATCGTGATGATCGCATTTCGGGCAGACGTTCAGATTGTCTTCCAGTTCCTTGGTGAAGACCATCTGCCCGCATCCCTTGCACTTGTGCCAGAGATGGTCGGGCGTCTCCTTCTTGACGACGAAGGGGATGACGTTGCGGACGCTGTTGAGCCAGCTCATGCGAGTTCCTTGCGCGCATCGGCCAGTGCCGACGACAGGGTTTGAATATAGGCGCGGACCGGGGCGGGGGCGGAGGCTCCATGTTCGCCCACCAGGTCGACGATCGCCGAGCCGACGACGACGCCGTCCGCCACGCGACCGATCGCCGCCGCCTGTTCCGGCGTACGCACGCCGAAGCCGACCGCGACCGGCAAATGGGTCGCCCGTTTCAGCCGCGCAACCGCATCCTCGATCGAGGCTTGCGCGGCCTGTTGCTGCCCGGTGATGCCCGCGACCGAGACATAATAGAGGAAACCGTCGGCCCCCGTCAAAATGGTCGGCAGGCGCGCGGCGTCGCTGGTCGGGGTGGCGAGCCGGATGGAGGCGACGCCCTTGCCTCGCAGTGCGACGCCCAGCGCATCGTCTTCCTCGGCGGGCACGTCGACGCAGATCACGCCGTCGACCCCCGCCTCGGCCGCAGCATCGGCGAACCATTCCGGGCCGCGCACGGTCATCGGATTGGCATAGCCCATGAGGACGAGCGGCACAGACGGATGGCGTTCGCGGAACGCCTTGGCGATCGCCAGCACGTCGGCGGTGCGGGTGCCCGCACCCAGACTGCGGATATTGGCCTTCTGGATCGCGGGACCATCGGCCATCGGATCGGTGAAGGGCATCCCCAGTTCGACCACGTCCGCGCCGCCCTCGACCAGCGCGTCCAGGATCGCGGCCGTGTCGCCCGGCGTCGGATCACCCGCCGTCACGAAGGTGACGAGCGCGGCCCGGCCCGCATCGGCGCAGGCTGCGAAGGTGTCGGCGATCCGGCTCACATCTTCACTCCCATCGCGTCGGCGACGGTGAAGATGTCCTTGTCACCGCGGCCCGAGATATTGACGAGCGCGATCTGGTCGCGGTCCATGGTCGGGGCGCGCTTGATGAGCCCCGCCAACGCATGGCTGCTCTCCAGCGCGGGAATGATCCCCTCGATCTTGCAGCACAGCTGGAACGCCTCAAGCGCCTCGGTGTCGGTGATGCCCTCATAGACGACACGACCGGTATCGTTCAGCCAGCTATGCTCCGGCCCGATGCCCGGATAGTCGAGCCCCGCCGAGATCGAATGCGCCTCGGCGATCTGGCCGTCTTCATCCTGCAGCAGATAGGTCTTGTTGCCGTGCAGGATACCGGGCTTGCCGCCGGTCAGGCTGGCGGCGTGCTGCGTCGTCGACAGGCCATGGCCCGCCGCTTCGATGCCCAGCATCTTGACCTCGGGATCGTCGAGGAACGGGTGGAACATGCCGATCGCGTTCGATCCGCCGCCGACCGAGGCGACCAGCAGATCGGGCAGGCGCCCTTCGGCCTCCAGCATCTGGGCGCGCGATTCGCTGCCGATCACCGACTGGAAGTCGCGAACCATCTCCGGGTAGGGATGCGGGCCTGCCGCCGTGCCGATGATGTAGAAGGTGTCGTGGACATTGGCGACCCAGTGACGCAGCGCCTCGTTCATCGCATCCTTCAGCGTCTGCGCGCCTGACGTGACCGACTGCACCTCCGCGCCGAGCAGCTTCATGCGAAAGACGTTGGGCGCCTGACGCTCGATATCGCGCGCGCCCATGAAGATGGTGCAGGGCAGGCCGAAGCGCGCCGCCACGGTCGCGGTCGCGACCCCATGCTGGCCCGCGCCGGTTTCGGCGATGATGCGTGTCTTGCCCATCCGCTTGGCGAGCAGGATCTGGCCGATGCAATTGTTGATCTTGTGCGCGCCGGTGTGGTTCAGCTCTTCGCGCTTGAAATAGACCTTCGGCCCCTTTTCGTCGGGCGCCTGCTCGCGGAGCAACTCGGTCATGCGCTCGGCATAATACATCGGGCTGGGACGGCCGACATAATGCGTCATCAGGCTGTCGAACTCGGCCTTGAAGGCCGGATCGACCTGCGATGCGCGATATTCGCGCTCCAGGTCGAGGATCAGCGGCATCAGCGTCTCGGCGACATAGCGGCCGCCATAGTCACCGAAATGGCCACGCTCGTCGGGCTGGGCGCGGAAGGAGTTGGGGGCGTTCATCATCTTGTCCTTGAGCGTTGCCGGGGCGACCCCTGCAAACGATCCTGTCACTGATTTGTCGCAACGGCTTTAAGGAACGTCGCGATCTTGTCCATATCCTTGACGCCCGGCGCGCTTTCGACACCCGACGATATATCGACCAGTGGCGCGCCCGTCCGGCGGATCGCCTCGGCCACATTACCGGCATCCAGACCACCCGACAAAGCCCAGCGCAGCGGATGGCGAACCCCGTCGAGCAGGCTCCAGTCGAAGCGCAGGCCCATGCCGCCGGGCAGGGACGCGTCGTCGGGCGTCTTGGCGTCATAGAGGATCAGACTGGCCGCACCCGCATAGTCGCGCGCCTTCTCGACATCCCCGCGCTGCTTGATCGCGACCGCCGCCCAGACCTCGCGGTCGAACTTCGAACGGATCGCGGCGACGCGGGCGGGAGCGGTGCGGTGGAGCTGTATCGCATCCAGCATTCCGGCGCGCACCGCGGCTTCCAGCAGCTGGTCGTCGGGATCGACGAAGACGCCGACCCGCTGGACATGATCGGGCACCCGCCCCGCCAGCCCTGCCGCAGCATCGAAGGTCAGGTGGCGGGGGGAGGCGGGAAAGAAGACGAACCCGACATGACTGGCGCCACCACCCAGGGCGGCGTCGAGCGTGGCAGGCGTCGTCAGTCCGCAAATCTTGGCAGTAGTCGGCATGATCGTTTCCCGAATGGGAGGGTTCGAAAAACGTGCTTAGAGCGTGGCCGCGATCGCGCGTGCGGCGGCATCCGGGTCCTCGGCCTGGGTGATCGGGCGGCCGATCACCAGGATCGAAGCGCCTGCATCCATCGCCGCGCGTGGGGTCACGACACGCTTCTGGTCGCCGATCACACCATCCGCCGGGCGCACTCCGGGGACGACGAAAAAGCCCTTGGGCCACGCCTTCTTGACCGCCGCGACCTCCTCGCCCGAGCAGACGATGCCGTCGACGCCTGCTTCGGCCGCCAGATCGGCAAGGCGGCGGACATGGTCGGCCGGGGAACCGGTGACGCCGGTGTCTGACAGATCGCTGGCGTCGAGGCTGGTCAGCATGGTGACGGCGACCACCTTGGTCCCGATCGGCGCGGCGGCCTTCGCATCCTCCAGCATGGCGCGGCCGCCGCTGGCATGGACGGTCAGGATGGCGGGGGCGAGGGGGCCCAGCGACTGGACCGCCTTGGCCACCGTATTGGGAATATCGTGCAGCTTCAGATCGAGGAAGATGGGCAGGCCGATATGCGCCATCTCACGCACGCCGGTCGCGCCGTGCGCGCAGAAGAATTCCAGACCCAGCTTCAAGCCGCCGACATGATGGCGGACCTTTTGCGCCAGCGTCTGGGCGCGGGCCAGATCGGGCGTGTCGATGGCGACGTAGATGCGATTGCTCATGAAGGGATCAGACCGTCGGCTGGGTGGTGGTGACAGGGGCGACCGGGGCGACATAGGCACTGGTTTCGGCCGACACGGCGGCCAGCGAACGCTCGGCCGCGCTCAACCGCTGGCGCAGCTTCCAGCGCGCGGCATGTTGCCAGATCAGCGTGGGTACCAGGCCCAGCAGGAAGGTCAGGAAGAGCAGCAGCGGCAGGTTCACGTCCGCGACCAGCCCGCCGACCAGCCGGATCGGTACGGTCGTCCAGTTCCCCAGCGTGAAGGCTGCGGCCAGAAAGGCCAGCAGGCACCAGAATAGCATTTTCAGGAACTGCATGGGTTTCTCCGCATCACCGGTTCGGCGATGCGGTCTAGCGGCGTTGACCGGGCATGACCAGCCTTCAGCCGATCTCCCGGCGAAGCGAGGCGATCAGCGGCGCGATGGCGGTCAGCCGCTCTTCTTCCTCGTCCAGAATGGCGAGGAAAGCCCGGCGCTTGAAGGCCGCCACCGCGCCCGGTTTCAGCCGGATGGTCGAGGGAAGGGTGGAGACGGCGATGTCGATCATCCGCTCCGCCCCGTGTAGGCGCCCCCAGAGATAGTCGTTCTCGCGGTAACTGCGGCTGAAGAACGCGCCGAAGGTCAGGAACTGGATGCCCTTCAACGTCGCTTCCGCGCCCCCGGCGCGAATGGCGGTGGCGTCGTCGGGCGAGATACGGTCGACCTTGATCGGGTCGAACTCGTCCAGCCCCTCGCCCTGAAGCAGCGGCAGTGTCGCCACGTCGAAATACGGAAAACCCAGATAGGTGAGTAGCAACGTCCGCCGCGCCGTGCGGGGAAGGCCCGCAAAGGCGGCGGCCAGCCGCGCATCGGTTTCGCCGTCCAGCCGGATCAGATCGAGCCGCGCCTCCAGTCGATCAAGTATGGGGCCACCATCATCGCGAATGGCGCGGATATCCTCAGCCCATTCGGTCAGCGACGTGCCACTCTGCCGCTCCAGAAACTCGGCCAGCGATTCGTAGATGGCGTCGCGCACAGGGGCCAGTTCCGCCTCGCTATGCTCCGCCTCCAGCTCGGTCAGCCGCCGGGCGAGCAGTCGAAGCCGCCGGATGCGATAGCCGAGGTCGAACGCGCGAAGGAAGGTGCGGGCGCCGTTGCTCGATCCGCCAGCGAAGTTGATCGCCTCGCCGCCGACATGGCGGCTGGCGATGGTCCGCTCGATCATCGCGCGCAGGTGGCGGCGTCGTGGCTGGCCGTCATCGCCCATCGCCTCGGCCAGGAT carries:
- the trpA gene encoding tryptophan synthase subunit alpha, which translates into the protein MSRIADTFAACADAGRAALVTFVTAGDPTPGDTAAILDALVEGGADVVELGMPFTDPMADGPAIQKANIRSLGAGTRTADVLAIAKAFRERHPSVPLVLMGYANPMTVRGPEWFADAAAEAGVDGVICVDVPAEEDDALGVALRGKGVASIRLATPTSDAARLPTILTGADGFLYYVSVAGITGQQQAAQASIEDAVARLKRATHLPVAVGFGVRTPEQAAAIGRVADGVVVGSAIVDLVGEHGASAPAPVRAYIQTLSSALADARKELA
- the pyrF gene encoding orotidine-5'-phosphate decarboxylase, whose amino-acid sequence is MSNRIYVAIDTPDLARAQTLAQKVRHHVGGLKLGLEFFCAHGATGVREMAHIGLPIFLDLKLHDIPNTVAKAVQSLGPLAPAILTVHASGGRAMLEDAKAAAPIGTKVVAVTMLTSLDASDLSDTGVTGSPADHVRRLADLAAEAGVDGIVCSGEEVAAVKKAWPKGFFVVPGVRPADGVIGDQKRVVTPRAAMDAGASILVIGRPITQAEDPDAAARAIAATL
- the trpB gene encoding tryptophan synthase subunit beta, coding for MNAPNSFRAQPDERGHFGDYGGRYVAETLMPLILDLEREYRASQVDPAFKAEFDSLMTHYVGRPSPMYYAERMTELLREQAPDEKGPKVYFKREELNHTGAHKINNCIGQILLAKRMGKTRIIAETGAGQHGVATATVAARFGLPCTIFMGARDIERQAPNVFRMKLLGAEVQSVTSGAQTLKDAMNEALRHWVANVHDTFYIIGTAAGPHPYPEMVRDFQSVIGSESRAQMLEAEGRLPDLLVASVGGGSNAIGMFHPFLDDPEVKMLGIEAAGHGLSTTQHAASLTGGKPGILHGNKTYLLQDEDGQIAEAHSISAGLDYPGIGPEHSWLNDTGRVVYEGITDTEALEAFQLCCKIEGIIPALESSHALAGLIKRAPTMDRDQIALVNISGRGDKDIFTVADAMGVKM
- a CDS encoding DUF1049 domain-containing protein translates to MQFLKMLFWCLLAFLAAAFTLGNWTTVPIRLVGGLVADVNLPLLLFLTFLLGLVPTLIWQHAARWKLRQRLSAAERSLAAVSAETSAYVAPVAPVTTTQPTV
- a CDS encoding phosphoribosylanthranilate isomerase, yielding MPTTAKICGLTTPATLDAALGGGASHVGFVFFPASPRHLTFDAAAGLAGRVPDHVQRVGVFVDPDDQLLEAAVRAGMLDAIQLHRTAPARVAAIRSKFDREVWAAVAIKQRGDVEKARDYAGAASLILYDAKTPDDASLPGGMGLRFDWSLLDGVRHPLRWALSGGLDAGNVAEAIRRTGAPLVDISSGVESAPGVKDMDKIATFLKAVATNQ
- the accD gene encoding acetyl-CoA carboxylase, carboxyltransferase subunit beta — translated: MSWLNSVRNVIPFVVKKETPDHLWHKCKGCGQMVFTKELEDNLNVCPKCDHHDRIGPKARFRHLLDEGSCNELPAPKVPEDPLKFRDSKRYADRLKAARTSAAETDALVNARGTILGHKVVVGVQDFAFMGGSMGLAVGEAFVRGVEAAIADNCPYVIFTASGGARMQEGILSLMQMPRTTVAIQMLHDAGLPYIVVLTDPTSGGVMAAYAMLGDVQIAEPKATLAFTGRRVIESTIREKLPDDFQTSEYYLDHGMLDMVVHRRDLRERLATVIGYLTGSRQAA
- a CDS encoding bifunctional folylpolyglutamate synthase/dihydrofolate synthase, with translation MPDHARSDHPAVQAQLDRLWGLSPGADILGLERITTLLARLGDPQHHLPPVFHVAGTNGKGSTCAFLRAAIEASGQSVHVYSSPHLVRFNERIRLNGRLIEDDALAAVLDEVLGHAEGIGASFFEVTTAAAFLSFARNPASAAIIEVGLGGRLDATNILPPPAVCGIAALGIDHEAFLGRQLTGIAREKAGIAKRGTPLVTMDYARPLRDAIAKVASAAGAPVFARGQAWSSASTRTGVSYQDRQGSITLARPNLPGSHQSRNLTLAVAMLRHQQAIAVPDESLRQAATNAQWPARMQRLGRGPLTATLPATTRCWLDGAHNPSAATPVARAMTGWRSEGPTALVLGMLANKEAGPVLEKLGGMVDLIVTVPVPDHASHAPGRLAEEAQALGLKAVSASDPARALCMIAERLQSPAHVLIAGSLYLAGQVLAANDEAPQ